The sequence CGCGACTTTCCTCGAGGGAACAGGAAGGAGCTCCTTTCATGACTGTCTTGCTGCGCGCCCGCACTCGGGCGCTGCTGGCCGCGCTAGGCTTCTGCCTGGGTAGCGCCGATCTGGCCAGCGCTGAATCGCCCGCACAAGGCGCAACCACGTCAACGTCCGAAATCAATCTGGTCGCTCAGGAAGAACTGGCGGCGGCGCAACCGACGCCCGACGCGCCGGCGACCACCACGCCCTCGGTGCAAGGTCCGGCCACCCCGCGGCCGCAATTCAATTTGCCCGAGACCGTCGTCACCGGCACCCCCTATGGCGTGGGCGCTCCGGGCGGGGCGACGCCGGGTTCGACCGTCGTGAACAGCGCTTCGCTCGGCGGGACGCCGCTCGGTCAAGCGGGCTCATCGGTGACCGTGATCACCGCCGAGCAGATTCAGCAGCGCCGGCAGACCAGCGTGCTCGAAATGTTGCGCGGCTTGCCGGGGCTGAATGTCGTGCAATCGGGCGGACCTGGTCAGCCGGCGTCGGTGTTCATTCGCGGGGCCAGCAGCGAACAAACCAAGGTGATTCTCGACGGCATCTGGATGAACGATCCGTTGACGACGGGGCGGCTGTTCGACTTCTCGACGCTTTCGGTCGACAACATCGATCGGATTGAAGTCATTCGCGGCCCGCAAAGCACCCTCTACGGTTCCGATGCGATTGGCGGCGTGATCAACATCGTCACCAAGAAAGGAAGCGGCCCGCGCAGCTCGACCGCGACTGCCATGGGAGGCTCGTTCGGCATGGCCCGCGAGTCGTACAGCGTCAGCGGCGGCAATCAGAAGATGAATTATTCGGCGGCTGGTTCTTACTATCAGAACACGGGCATCTCGGCCGCCGATTCACGGTTGCCGGGAAACACCGACCCGAATGGATTCAACAATACGAACCTGTCGACGCGGCTGGGCTGGACGCCCACCAAGAACTTCGACGTGGAGTTCATCATGCGTTACATGCACGGCGTGTCCAAGACCGACCTGTTTGGCGGGCCGTTTGGTGATGATCCGAACGGCCATTCCGACACCGATCAGCTCTTCACGCGCACGCAACTGCATTACCGCGGCGAGGAAGAGATCTATGAAACCTGGCTCGGGTACAACACCTCGAACACGACGCGCGACTATCGCTCGGACCCCGGCCCGAACAGCACGGCCTTCCAGTTGAGCCACACCAATGGCACGACCAACATGGTCGATTGGAAAAATGCCGTACACTTGACCAAGCGCAACACCTTGTTCGCCGGCGCTAGCTACATCAGCGAATCGGGTTGTTCTTCGTTCAGCTTCTTGGATCCCGCCTTCCCGCCAGCGTTTGTTGACGTGGCGTCCCCGAGCACCATCACCGACACGGCGGTTTATTGTCAGGATCAGATTCAACTCGGCGAACGCTGGTTCACGAATGTTGGCGTGCGGCAAGACAACTACAGTCAGGCCGGCCTGGCCACCACGTATCGGCTTTCGTCGTTGTATCGAGTGCCGGGTTCCGAGACGGCGGTGCGCGGCAGCTTGGGCACTGGATTCAAAGCGCCGTCGATCTATC is a genomic window of Planctomycetota bacterium containing:
- a CDS encoding TonB-dependent receptor codes for the protein MTVLLRARTRALLAALGFCLGSADLASAESPAQGATTSTSEINLVAQEELAAAQPTPDAPATTTPSVQGPATPRPQFNLPETVVTGTPYGVGAPGGATPGSTVVNSASLGGTPLGQAGSSVTVITAEQIQQRRQTSVLEMLRGLPGLNVVQSGGPGQPASVFIRGASSEQTKVILDGIWMNDPLTTGRLFDFSTLSVDNIDRIEVIRGPQSTLYGSDAIGGVINIVTKKGSGPRSSTATAMGGSFGMARESYSVSGGNQKMNYSAAGSYYQNTGISAADSRLPGNTDPNGFNNTNLSTRLGWTPTKNFDVEFIMRYMHGVSKTDLFGGPFGDDPNGHSDTDQLFTRTQLHYRGEEEIYETWLGYNTSNTTRDYRSDPGPNSTAFQLSHTNGTTNMVDWKNAVHLTKRNTLFAGASYISESGCSSFSFLDPAFPPAFVDVASPSTITDTAVYCQDQIQLGERWFTNVGVRQDNYSQAGLATTYRLSSLYRVPGSETAVRGSLGTGFKAPSIYQLFDAQFGRPNLLPEQSQGYDFGVDQPLFDNQVVLSATYFRNQFTNLIQFQSAGFSGFYTNVGRAASAGLEFTALVRLDSRTTLTGMYTKLDTRDEVNDVKLLRRPDDAASIGLNRKYFRDRANLNLTVMYVGQRDDIDYIGNRVQLDPYVVAYVAGSYNLTQRVQLFGRIDNLTDTRYQEVSGFGVMPFSGYAGASATW